From Companilactobacillus heilongjiangensis, one genomic window encodes:
- the polA gene encoding DNA polymerase I, with amino-acid sequence MSKNKKLLLIDGNSVSFRAFFAMHNVLDKFVTGEGIHTNALYAFNNMLELVLKDEKPTHVLVAFDAGKTTFRTKMFEDYKGTRAKTPQELMEQLPLIQEMLSYRGIKTYDLPDYEADDIIGTMSRKAEADGMDVTIITGDRDLTQLTTDKVTVKVNVKGVTETEAYTPEHVQEKLGITPKQIIDMKGLMGDTSDHYPGVEKVGEKTAIKLINEYGSVEGIYEHVDEMKKSKLKEHLINDKDKAFLSKKLATINLEAPVELTIGDLEYHGDNQEELIQFYQKMNFKTFLDRLDVPQEDTSEALADIKVQPLDEAAIAKIVQNTEPQTLIVEGFGENYHLAPIVGIAISDGKNYYGTADVSILENADLKAWLSDKSKEKYLFDNKRTIALLHRYGCDLDGISFDMLLVAYLLDTNDNKQDIGLVAKNYNLSLPSEEEFYGKGVKKAVPEDTDVLLNFLAQKAQIIDSLKDKMLAELKENDQDSLYDEIELPLSIVLANMEIKGVTVEVSKLKEMENSFATRLAEIEKKIYQEAGKEFNINSPKQLGVVLFEDLKLPVVKKTKTGYSTSVDVLEKLKDKSPVVQMVLDYRQISKIQSTYVVGLQKFVQPDNKIHTIYLQTLTQTGRLSSIEPNLQNIPIRIDEGKQIRKAFVPQHEDWEIFSADYSQVELRVLAHISGDEHMQEAFKEDYDIHAHTAMRIFGLNSTDEVTPNMRRQAKATNFGIVYGISDYGLSQNIGISRKQAAAFIESYFEQYPGVKKYMDDIVKYARENGYVETIMHRRRYLPDIHSSNFNIRNFAQRTAMNTPIQGSAADIIKVAMINMQKKLKAENLQANLLLQVHDEMIFEAPKSEIKTLEKIVPSVMDSAVKLDVPLKVETAHGKTWYEAK; translated from the coding sequence ATGTCAAAAAATAAAAAATTACTTTTAATAGATGGAAATAGTGTGTCATTTCGGGCCTTTTTTGCCATGCACAACGTGCTAGACAAGTTTGTCACAGGCGAAGGCATTCATACGAACGCACTTTACGCCTTTAACAACATGTTGGAGTTGGTCTTGAAAGATGAAAAGCCAACTCATGTTTTGGTTGCCTTCGATGCTGGAAAGACTACCTTTAGAACGAAGATGTTTGAGGATTATAAAGGTACTCGTGCCAAGACTCCACAAGAATTGATGGAACAATTGCCATTGATTCAAGAAATGTTGAGTTATCGTGGTATTAAAACTTACGACTTACCCGACTATGAGGCGGATGATATCATCGGAACTATGTCTCGTAAGGCTGAAGCTGATGGCATGGATGTGACGATTATTACCGGAGATCGGGATTTGACTCAGTTAACGACTGATAAAGTTACAGTCAAAGTTAATGTCAAAGGTGTGACAGAAACAGAAGCTTATACACCGGAACATGTTCAAGAAAAGTTAGGTATAACGCCTAAACAAATTATCGATATGAAAGGTTTGATGGGTGATACTTCGGATCATTATCCTGGAGTTGAAAAAGTCGGTGAAAAGACTGCTATCAAGCTAATCAATGAGTACGGCAGTGTTGAAGGCATTTATGAACATGTCGATGAAATGAAGAAAAGCAAGTTAAAAGAGCATTTAATCAATGATAAAGACAAGGCGTTTTTGAGTAAAAAATTAGCTACTATCAATTTGGAAGCACCTGTTGAATTAACAATCGGTGATCTTGAATATCACGGTGATAATCAAGAAGAATTGATTCAGTTTTATCAAAAGATGAATTTCAAGACGTTCCTTGATCGATTGGATGTGCCTCAAGAAGATACTTCTGAAGCTTTGGCAGATATCAAGGTTCAACCTTTGGATGAAGCAGCTATCGCAAAAATAGTTCAAAATACTGAGCCACAAACGTTGATTGTTGAAGGTTTCGGTGAGAATTATCATTTAGCACCAATCGTTGGAATTGCCATTTCTGATGGTAAAAATTATTACGGAACAGCTGATGTTTCAATCCTTGAAAATGCTGACTTGAAGGCCTGGTTATCTGATAAGTCGAAAGAGAAGTATCTCTTTGATAACAAACGGACGATAGCGTTATTGCATCGTTATGGCTGTGATTTGGATGGTATTAGCTTTGATATGTTGTTGGTGGCATACTTGCTTGATACCAATGACAATAAGCAGGATATTGGTTTGGTGGCTAAGAATTATAATCTCAGTTTACCTTCAGAAGAAGAGTTTTATGGCAAAGGCGTTAAGAAGGCTGTTCCCGAAGATACCGATGTTTTGTTGAATTTCTTGGCTCAAAAAGCTCAGATTATCGACAGTTTGAAAGACAAAATGTTGGCTGAATTGAAAGAAAATGATCAAGACAGTCTCTACGATGAGATTGAATTACCATTGTCTATTGTTTTGGCTAATATGGAAATTAAGGGTGTCACGGTTGAAGTTTCAAAATTGAAGGAAATGGAAAACAGTTTTGCGACTCGTTTAGCCGAAATTGAAAAAAAGATTTACCAAGAAGCTGGTAAAGAATTTAACATCAATTCACCTAAACAATTGGGTGTCGTCTTGTTTGAAGACTTGAAGTTGCCAGTTGTTAAGAAAACTAAGACAGGTTATTCAACTTCAGTTGACGTTTTGGAAAAATTGAAAGATAAGTCACCAGTTGTGCAAATGGTTTTGGATTATCGTCAAATTTCAAAGATTCAATCAACTTACGTTGTTGGCTTGCAAAAATTTGTGCAACCTGATAACAAGATTCACACAATTTATTTACAGACTTTGACACAGACTGGACGTTTGTCATCAATAGAACCTAATTTGCAAAATATTCCGATTCGAATTGATGAAGGTAAGCAGATTAGAAAGGCTTTCGTTCCGCAACATGAAGACTGGGAGATTTTCTCTGCCGATTATTCACAAGTTGAATTGCGTGTCTTAGCACACATTTCCGGTGATGAACACATGCAAGAAGCCTTCAAGGAAGATTACGACATCCATGCCCATACGGCTATGAGAATCTTTGGCTTGAACAGTACGGATGAAGTGACACCAAATATGCGTCGTCAAGCTAAGGCTACTAATTTTGGTATCGTTTATGGAATTAGTGATTATGGTTTGTCACAAAATATCGGTATCAGTCGAAAACAAGCGGCGGCTTTTATTGAATCGTATTTTGAACAATATCCTGGCGTTAAGAAATATATGGATGATATTGTTAAATATGCACGAGAGAACGGCTATGTTGAAACAATTATGCACCGTCGTCGTTATTTGCCAGATATTCACTCAAGCAACTTTAATATCAGAAACTTTGCCCAAAGAACGGCGATGAATACACCAATTCAGGGTAGTGCTGCCGATATTATTAAAGTAGCCATGATCAATATGCAAAAGAAACTTAAAGCAGAAAATCTGCAAGCTAATTTATTATTACAAGTACATGATGAAATGATTTTTGAAGCTCCAAAATCTGAAATCAAAACTTTAGAAAAAATAGTACCGAGCGTGATGGACTCAGCTGTCAAACTTGATGTACCTTTGAAAGTTGAAACTGCCCACGGTAAGACTTGGTATGAAGCAAAGTAG